The Gopherus evgoodei ecotype Sinaloan lineage unplaced genomic scaffold, rGopEvg1_v1.p scaffold_44_arrow_ctg1, whole genome shotgun sequence genome window below encodes:
- the CHRAC1 gene encoding chromatin accessibility complex protein 1 isoform X2 encodes MGWARVQARFVLFVLCPCPRGARHVQGAHTLLQELFVQYLATYSYKHGRGKEKRALTYSDLSHTAEESETFQFLADILPKKILASKYLKMLEREKRDGEMEEEEEDDDDDDDDQEEESEEEDAES; translated from the exons ATGGGCTGGGCCCGAGTCCAGGCGAGATTCgtgctctttgttctgtgtccCTGCCCGCGGGGCGCGAGGCACGTGCAAGGGGCGCATACCCTGCTGCAG GAGCTCTTTGTCCAGTATTTAGCCACTTACTCCTACAAACATGGCCGTGGGAAAGAGAAGAGAGCCCTGACCTACAGTGACCTCTCCCATACAGCAGAGGaatctgaaacatttcagttcctTGCTG ATATTTTACCAAAGAAGATCCTAGCTAGCAAATACCTGAAAATGCTTGAAAGAGAGAAGAGGGATGGAGAgatggaggaagaagaagaagatgatgatgatgatgatgatgaccaaGAGGAAGAGAGTGAAGAGGAAGATGCTGAATCTTAA
- the CHRAC1 gene encoding chromatin accessibility complex protein 1 isoform X1, which produces MAAARLSGGGGENRLVSLPLSRIRVIMKSSPEVSSINQDALFLTAKATELFVQYLATYSYKHGRGKEKRALTYSDLSHTAEESETFQFLADILPKKILASKYLKMLEREKRDGEMEEEEEDDDDDDDDQEEESEEEDAES; this is translated from the exons ATGGCGGCGGCGAGGCTGAGCGGCGGAGGCGGGGAGAACCGCCTGGTGTCGCTGCCCCTCTCCCGGATCCGGGTGATCATGAAGAGCTCGCCGGAGGTCTCCAGCATCAACCAGGACGCGCTGTTCCTCACCGCCAAGGCCACG GAGCTCTTTGTCCAGTATTTAGCCACTTACTCCTACAAACATGGCCGTGGGAAAGAGAAGAGAGCCCTGACCTACAGTGACCTCTCCCATACAGCAGAGGaatctgaaacatttcagttcctTGCTG ATATTTTACCAAAGAAGATCCTAGCTAGCAAATACCTGAAAATGCTTGAAAGAGAGAAGAGGGATGGAGAgatggaggaagaagaagaagatgatgatgatgatgatgatgaccaaGAGGAAGAGAGTGAAGAGGAAGATGCTGAATCTTAA